Sequence from the Rhodococcus jostii RHA1 genome:
GCAAGACGTTCACGTACTTCCGGGACACACGCGAATGCCACTACTACTTCTACCCGGGTGCGGTGTTCGACACGAACCTGCCGTCGAGTCCGGTGAGCGAACGGGACAAACGCACGAATCGACTGACGGCGTCCGTGGCGGCGTCCGCGCCTAGCTGCGACGACGCGGAAACGCTGGTGCTCGCTGCGGCCGAAATGTTCGACTACTGACATGAACACACAGGTCGATGTCGCCCGGGCCTACTTGGACGCGTTGCTCAGCCACGACGGCAACTCGGTGCCGATCGAGCCGCGCGCCGTGCGCTACGAGGTGGGGCTGAAGACGGCGTTCTCCGGAAATCACCTGCGCCGAAGCCTGTCCGGCGGCCCTCAGTACCGGGTGATCCGGGCGATCCGCGACTGTGTGTGGACGGTCGACGGCGACGACGTCACCGTCGACTACCTCCTCGACGCCGGACTGTTCGGCCGCACCCTCGTGACGGTCCGGGTGGTCGAGACGTTCCGGATCCCGCAGGACGACCTGCGTATCCACCGCATCGACGCGAAGATCCGGCGCCCCTGAGTGGGACGCCGGACCGTCTGTCGCGCACTGTCTTCCGCACGTGAGTGGCATTGTGTGCCCGGGCACGCTTTGCCACTCACGTGGGGTCAGTCGAGCGTTTCGTGCGCCGCGGGAACGGAACCCAGGCGGCCGGCCTGGAAGTCCTCGAACGCCTGCAGCACCTCGGCCTTGGTGTTCATGACGAACGGTCCGGCCATCGCGACCGGCTCGCGGATCGGCTTGCCGCCGAGGAGGAACACCTCGAACGCCTTGGTCCGCGAATCCTGGGTGTCGGCCGCGGCGATCGTCAGCGTGTCACCGCGGCCGTAGACAGCCGTCTGCCCCATGTGGATCGGACGACGCTCCGAACCGACGAGCCCCTCACCCGCGAGGACGTAGGCGAGCGCGTTGAACTCGGGGTTCCACGGCAGCGTCAGGCTCGCACCCGGTGCGATCGTCGCGTGGACGAGACTGATCGGCGTGTACGTGGAACCGGGACCGTGGTGTCCGTCCACGTCACCGGCGATCACGCGAACGAGCGCGCCGCCGTCCGGCGAGGACAGCAGGGCCACCTTCTGGCCGGTGATGTCCTGGTATCGGGGTGCGGCCATCTTGTTGTCGCGCGGCAGGTTCACCCACAACTGGACGCCGTGGAACAGGCCACCGCTCATCACCAGGTGCTCGGGCGGGGTCTCGATGTGCAGGATGCCGCCACCCGCGGTCATCCACTGGGTGTCGCCGCCGCCGATGGTCCCGCCGCCGCCGTTGGAATCCTGGTGCTCCATGATGCCGTCGATCATGTAGGTGACGGTCTCGAAGCCGCGGTGCGGATGCCACGGTGTGCCCTTGGGTTCACCGGGTGCGTAGTCGACCTCACCCATCTGGTCCATGTGGATGAACGGGTCGAGGGCGGGCAGGTCGATGCCCGCGAACGCGCGGCGCACCGGGAAGCCTTCGCCCTCGTATCCGACGGGTGCGGTGGTGAGCGAGCGGACCGGGCGGTCGACGGCGCCGGGAGCGGGTGCGTCGATACGCGGCAGGGCAAGGATGTTGTCGACCGTCACGGCAGGCATGGGGTGTCTCCTCGTACTCAGGTAATTGATTGTTCAACTACTTCATGGTGTGTAACACCGGCTGCGTCCAGGTATTCCCCAGGCAGCGGCTCCGCCGCCCGTGCGCGGTTGACGAGTGCAGAGACTCGTTAACCGCGCACGGGCGCGAAGCGCCTACTACTAGACGATATGGAGTGACGCACGACTTGTCGTGAGCTCGCTCCCGTTGCGGCGGGACGTCCCCTCGGTCCGATGAAAGGGTGCGCCCGGCGCGGGGGACGATCTCAACGTCGTTCATGCTCGCTGCGCTGCGCGTGCTCCACGTTGACATCGCCGGCCTGCGCCGGGCGGGTCAGCAGTAACCGAGGGACGCCCCCCCGAAAGGAGCCGGTAGAGCGCTCTTGCGGGCCGAGGCCTCACGCACAAGATTCGTGGGTTACCGAGCAGACGAACCTGCCTGCCCGGCCTATCCGACAATTGTGGGAGGCCCCGGTGTTTACCGAGCGTACGAGCATTGGACTGGACGTGCACGCACGTTCGGTCGCGGCAGCGGCCATCGACAGTCTCACCGGTCAGGTGGTCCAGGGACGATTGACCCCGTCCTATGAGCACATCCGATCCTGGATATCGAGCCTGCCGGGGCCGGTAGCAGTTGCGTACGAGGCCGGCCCGACCGGTTTCGGACTGCATCGGGATCTGGCCGCCGCCGGCGTCCGGTGTGAGGTTGTCGCGCCGTCCAAGCTGCAGAAACCATCCGGGGACCGGGTCAAGACCGACGCCCGCGACGCTCTGCACCTGGCCCGGTTGCTGCGCCTGGACGAGGTCACCTCGGTAGCGATCCCCAGCGTCGATCAGGAAGCGGCCCGGGATCTGGTGCGGGCCCGGGAGGATTGCCGCGGGGATCTGATGCGGGCGCGTCACCGCCTGTCGAAGCTGCTGCTTCGGCACGGCATCGTCTACTACGGCGGCCGAGCATGGACCGGAGCGCATGACCGGTGGTTGCGCACCGAAGCGGCGCCGCAGTTGATCTTGCCTGCGACACGGATGGCGTTCGACGCCGACTACGACCATGTGCTCACGATGCAGGCCCGACGTCGGCGACTCGATGCCGCGATCGAGGAGATGGCCGCGGCGAGTGAGTTCACCCCGATTGTCCGCCGGATGTGTTGCCTGCGCGGGGTCAGCACCTTGACCGGTTTCGCGTTGGCGGTGGAAATCGGTGACTGGAATCGGTTCACCGGCAACACCATCGGCTCATTCGTCGGATTGGTGCCCTCGGAGTACTCGTCCGGTTCGTCCCGGGTGCAGGGATCGATCACCAAGACCGGCAACACCCACGCCCGACGGCTCTTGGTGGAAGCTGCCTGGCATCACCGGCCGCGCTATCACATCGGGGCAGTGATGCGGTCCCGGTGGGAGCAGGCACCGGCCGCGGCCCGCACCCGAGGCGACGACGGCAACCGTCGCCTGCACCAGAGGTGGGTGGGGTTTCTCGAACGCAGCAAACGACCCGTGACAGCGAACGTGGCCATTGCGCGGGAACTGGCGGGCTGGTGCTGGTCTCTGGCGGTGATGGACTGCTGACGGTCAACCCCCTGATCTGCTTCGCCGACGACCTCCAGCGGTGACGGCGCGTGGATCGACCCGCGACACAACTATGAGCAGGCCGTCGAGGCCGACGCTCGACCCTAGACACGCGGATGCGATCCAGCCGAAAAACCGTCCTGCGGTACCCAACCCGCGTATATCAGTCTGACCGCGCGTCGCATATCGACACGCTCACCACTGGGACCTGTCGATGAAGTGCAGAGGCGCCTCCAGGGTCGCTCCCCGGAGGCGCCTCACTCTGCCCTCTTGACAGACTCCTCTACATATCAGTTGAGGACGTTCTCGTGATCGGGGCAGTACCGCGTGATCGCACCGATGATGTACGGGTAGACGCCGTCGTTGGTGAGCATCGGCGTCCACTCCTCACGCACCTGATCGAGGGGCTTGCCCGCGTCGAGGGCGGTGCAGATCTCCCCGGCCTGATGGACCGCCAGGTCGTCGTCGGTGACGGTCTGATTGTTCGCGCGCAGGTAGGCCAGGTAATCGGCGGCCGTCTGCGGGTCGTCGGCGACCGAGAACACGCGGCTGCCAGGGGCGGTGGCGGCGGTCGTCCTCGCCGCCACGGAAGCCGAGGCGGACGTCGTCTCGGAGGCGGCGGTGTCGCTGTCGCCACCGCAGGCGGTGAGGATTGCCGCGGAGCAGACGGTGAGGGCGGTCAGAGCAAGGGTGCGGCGCATGGGGCGTGTGATTCCTTTCGAGGCCTGTGACGGCGACGATCGTATCGCCTGCGGGGCCGGTGTTCCCGGCGGCGATCACCCGCACTGTTTCGGGTCAGAGTCCGCGATCGATGAGATCGAGGATCTCCTCACTCGTCGCGGCGTGAATCTTGTCGACCGCGGCCGCATGCGCATCGTCGGACGTGCCGACCTCGGCCAACAGGCTTCCTAGACGCTGTGCGATGGCGGACCGCGCCTCGCTGTCCTCGCCGAGTTCGGCGATGGTCGCACGAAGCCGGTCGACGTCGGCCAGAGCGACGGACATCGGGTCCGGGACGAGTTCGGAGCGCAGGAACTCGGCGACGGCACGCGGACTCGGGTGGTCGAACACCATGGTCGGCGGCAACCGCAGACCCGTGGCGGCGCCGAGATGATTGCGGAGCGCAACGGCCGCCAGCGAATCGAAGCCGAGTTCCTTGAACGCCTGGTCGGGGTCCACCGAGTCCGACGCGTCGTAGCCGAGCACCGTGGCCGCCCCGCCGCGCACCAGATCGAGCATCAGGTGCCGCTGTTCGGGGATCGACCGGTCGGCGAGGCGCTGCGCCCAATCCGACGGCCCGGACCCGCTCGCTCCGGTCACGACCGCGTCCGACCCCGCGGCGTGCGGGCGCGATTCCCGGATCAGGCCGCGCAGCGGGGCGGGAACGTACGGTGCGGCCGAACCGGAGTGGTCGAACCGTGCGGCCGCGACCGTGGGTGCACCGGCGGCCAGCGCGCTGTCGAGGAGGGCCAGGCCGTCGGCCGCGGGCATGGGAATCATTCCGCTGAGGCGGGCGCGGGCGAGGTCGATCGCGCCGAGGTTGTCGGTCATGGCGCTCGGTGTCGCCCACATGCCCCACGCGATCGAGAGCCCGGGCAGCCCGAGGGCGTGGCGGTGATGGGCGAGGGCGTCGAGGAACATGTTCGCGGCCGCGTAGTTCGCCTGCCCGGGGGCCCCGAGGATGCCGGCGAGCGACGAGAACATGACGAACGCACGCACGTCGCTGTTCGCGGTCAGCAGGTGCAGGTTCCAGGCCGCGTCGACCTTCGGGCGTAGGACCGCGTCGAGCCGCTCGGGGGTGAGTGACGCGAGGGTGCCGTCGTCGATCACGCCGGCTGCGTGGATCACCGCCGTGAGTGGGTGTTCGGACGGTACCCCGGCCAGCAGCGCGGCGACCGCCGACGCGTCCGACATATCGCAGGCAACGATGCTCACCTCGGCGCCCAGACCGCTCAGTTCGCTGCGCAGCCGGTCGCTGCCCTCGGCGTCGGGTCCGCGCCGGCTGGTCAGCAGCACGTGCCGTGCTCCGTGCTCGGTCACGAGGTGCCGGGCTACGAGAGATCCCACCGTGCCGGTGCCGCCGGTGACGAGGACGGTGCCGCCCGGATCGAACGGTGTCGGTTCGTCGACGGCGGGCATGCGCCGCAACCGCGGTGCGCGCAAGGTGCCGTTCCGGACCGCCAATTGCGGTTCCCCGCTCGCCAGCGCCGACGTGACCGCGGTCTCGGCGTCGGATTCGTCGTCGAGGTCGATCAGCACGAACCGGTCCGGGTTCTCGTTCTGTGCGGAGCCGACGAGACCCCACACGGCCGCGGCCGCGAGGTCGGGACGGGTGTCGTGGTCCTGCCCGTCGTCGGTGACCATGGCGTTGCGCGTCACGATCACGAGCGGGCTGTCGGCGACGGCCTCGTCGTCGAGCCACTCCTGGAGCAGCCGCAGTACCCGAGCGCACAGGTCGTGGGCCGCGTCCGGACCGTGGTCGCCCTCGGTTGCACAGCCGACCAGCACCGTCCACGGACGCAGATCGTCGTCGTCCGGCCGGGACTGCATCGCGGTCCGCAACGTCTCGAGGTCGGGGTAACCCGGGAACGTCGAACCGACACCCGGGTCGCCGAACCCCTCGGCGTCGAGGACGACCGCCGGTCCGAGGGGCCGTTCGGACGAGGCCACCTCCACCGGGATCCAGGCCGCCCGGTGCAGTCGCAGGGACGGCGACCGGCCTGCGTCCTGCCCGTCGACCGCCCTCTGCGCCACCCGCAGCGCATCGACGGTCAGCACCGGCTCACCCGCGGGGTCGACGGCGGCAACGCGGTACCGCCCGTCCGGGCCGGGGGTGAACCGGGCGGTCATCGCCTCCGCGCCGACGGTGTGCAGACGGATCCCCGACCAGGTCACCGGCCAGCCGTCCCACCCGAGGAGGGGCTCGATCGCCGCCTGCAGCAGTTCCGGATGAATGCCGAATCCAGTCGTGTCGGTGCCGTCGTCGAGACGCACCTCGGTCTCGGTGTCGCCCGGGTCCTGCTGCGGCACAGCGGCGACGGGGCCGACGACGTCGTCGATCGTCGCCGAAGCGTTCCGAACCCAGCTGTCCGGGCCGTCGAGGTCACCCGACTTCGACGAGATCGTGACGGTGCGAGCGCCGTCGGTGCCGGGCGGCGACACCAGTACTCGAATCGAGGCCAGTCCCGACGGCGGGAGGACGAGCGGATGGTCCAGCGTCAGTTCGTCGATGTGGTCGAGACCGACGTGGTGGGCCGCGTGCAGGGCGAGTTCGACCGGCACCGCCGGCAGCAGCGTCTTCGCTGCGCCGGCCGCCGGCTGGTCGCCGTCGTCGATCGTCGGTGGCACGAGCCATGGATCCCGGTGCAGCGACAGCTGTCCGGTGAACAGGGTCGCGTCGTCGTCGAGGGTCACCGCGGCACCGAGCAGCGGATGGTCGGCCGGGGTCAGACCCAGCTCGGTCGGATCGCCGGTGTGGCGGGTGGCCGCCGTCGGCCAGTAGGAACGGCGCTGGAATGCATAGGTGGGCAAGGCCACGCGGCGGCGACCGGGCAGTACCCGATCCCAGTCGATCGTTGCGCCCTGCACGTAGGCGGCGGCGACCGCCTCGATGATCCCGTGTGTTTCGTCTCCGCGCCCGGGCAGCGTGGCGATCGTGTTCGGGACGACCTCGGCGGCCAGTGCCGCCAGCGCCGCGCCCGGGCCGACTTCGACGAGGCGGGTGACGCCGAGTTCGTCGAGGGCGCAGACGCCGTCGTGGAAACGCACCGCGTGCCGGATGTGCCGGGTCCAGTACTCCGGGGACATGAGGTCGTCGGCGGTGGCGACGCGTCCGGTGACATTGGAGACGACCGGAATCTTCGGCGGCTGCGCCGTCAGCCTCGCCACCACGGCGGCGAACTGGTCGAGGATGGGGTCCATCAGGGTCGAATGGAAGGCCCGCTCGACCCGCAGGCTCGTGGTCTTCAGTCCGGCGGCGGACAGTTCGGACGCGACGGCGTGCACGTCGCGTTCGCTGCCGGCGAGGACGACGGATTCGGCGCCGTTGACGGCCGCGAGATCGACGCGGCCGTCGATCCGCGGCAGGATGTCCTCCTCGCGTGCCCGTACGGCGATCATCAGCCCCGGTTTGGTCGACTGCATCAACCGTCCACGGTCACCCACCAGGGCGGCGGCATCGGGCAGGCTGAACACCCCCGCGACGTGGGCCGCGGTGATCTCGCCGATCGAATGGCCGATCAGGTAGTCGGGGGTGATGCCCCAGTCCCGCAGCAGCCGATAGAGCGCGACCTCGACGGCGAACAGTGCCGGCTGGGTGTACTCGGTGCTGTCGAGCGTCGCGCCGCCACCGTCGGACTCGTCCCAGATGACCTGCCGTACCGGGGTTTCCACGTGTTCGTCGAGTGCGGAGCAGACCTCGTCCAGTGCCCGTGCGAACACCGGGTAGGCCTCGTAGAGGCCGCGGCCCATCCCGATGCGTTGCGCACCCTGGCCGGTGAACATGAAGGCCGTCTTGCCGCGGGCGCTCGTCCCGGTGACGACGTTGCCGCCGGGGCGCCCCGTGACGATGCGGGCGAGGCCGTCGCGCAGGTCGGCGAATGTTCCTCCGATCACCGCGGCGCGGTGGGTGAAACCGGATCGGGTGGTGGCCAGCGAGTAGGCGAGGTCGGCCGGATCCGGGAGTTCGGACTCGTCCGTGTCGAGGAACTCCGCCAGCCGGGTGGCCTGCGCCCGCAGCGCGTCCCCGGTCTTTCCGGAGATCACCCAGACCAGCGGCGACGTCGACGGAGAGACCTCCGGCGCCGCGTCCTCCGGCGGTTGTTCGAGGATCATGTGCGAGTTGGTGCCGCTGATACCGAACGACGAGACGGCCGCCCGCCGGGGCCGTCCGGTCTCCGGCCAGGCAACCGATTCGGCGAGCAGTGAGACCTCGCCCGCGGTCCAGTCGACGTGCCGGGTGGGGACGTCGCCGTGCAGGCTCGGGGGCAGGATCCCGTGCCGCATCGCCATCACCATCTTGATCACGCCTGCGACGCCCGCCGCCGCCTGGGAGTGGCCGATGTTCGACTTGACGGAACCGAGCCACAGCGGCCGGCCGTCCCGGCCCTGCCCGTACGCCGCCAGCAGTGCCTGCGCCTCGATCGGGTCGCCGAGCGTGGTGCCGGTGCCGTGCGCCTCCACGGCGTCGATGTCTGTGGGGCCGAGCGAGGCGTCGGCCAGCGCCTGGCGGATGACCCGTTCCTGGGACGGCCCGTTCGGGGCGGTCAGTCCGTTGGAGGCCCCGTCCTGGTTGACCGCCGATCCACGGATGATCGCCAGCACCCGGTGGCCGTTGCGCCGGGCGTCGCTTAGCCGCTCCAGCACCACCATTCCCGCGCCCTCGCTGAGCCCGGTGCCGTCGGCCCGGTCGGAGAACGGCTTGCAGCGTCCGTCCGAGGCGAGGCCTCGCTGGCGGCTGAACTCGATCAGCACACCGGGTGTGGCCATCACCGTCGCCCCGCCGGCCAGCGCCAGCGCGCATTCCCCGTCGCGGAGAGCCCGCGCCGCCAGATGCATGGCCACCAGCGACGACGAGCAGGCCGTGTCCACGGTGACCGCGGGACCGGTGAAGCCGAGGGAGTAGGAGATTCGGCCGGACGCCACACTGTTACTCGTCCCGGTCATCAGATAGCCCTCGGCGTCGACGTTGCGCTGAGTCATCAGGTGGAAGCCGTAGTCGCCGCCCATCAGCCCGACGTACACGCCGGTGTCGGTGAGGCCGGGCGCGGTCGGCCGGATTCCGGCCTGTTCCAAGGCTTCCCAGGCGCTCTCGAGGAGCAGCCGGTGCTGCGGGTCCATCGCGATCGCCTCGCGCGGGCTGATCCCGAAGAAGGCGGCATCGAATTCGTCTGCGTCGTAGAGGAACCCGCCCTCCTTCATGTACGTGGTGCCGGCCCGGTTCGGGTCGGGGTCGTACACCTCGTCGAGATTCCAGCCCCGGTTGTGGGGGTACGCGCCCACGGCGTTGCGGCCGTCGTGGACGAGCCGCCACAGGTCCTCCGGGCAGTACACCTTGCCCGGGTAACGGCAGGCCATTCCCACGATCACGATCGGGTCGTCGTCCCTGCGGGCACGTGTCGGTCCGGCCGGCTGCGGAGCCGCATCGTCCCCGAGCAGGCGCGCCACCAGCTCCTGGGTCAGCGCGTCCGCGGTGGGGTGGTCGAACACCACCGTCGCGGCCAGTCGCACGCCGGTGGCGGTCGCCAGCTGATTGCGCAGTTGCACGGCGGTCAGCGAGTCGAAACCGAGTTGTTTGAAGGCACGTTCCGGGTCGATCGCCTCCTTGCCTTCGTGACCCAGCACAGCCGCCACGTGGGTGGTGACGATGTCGAGCACCCGGTTGTGCCGCTCCCCGGGATCCAGCGCCCGCAACTCCTCGGCCAGGCCGGTCGGGGAATCGGCCGCCGCGGCACGGCGACGACGGACGCCGAGCACCCGGCGCAGGATCGGCGGCAGCGACTCGCCCTCGGATCGAGAGGCCCTCGTCGAGAGCCGTATCGGCACGATCAACGGACGGTTCACGGCGAGAGCAGCGTCGAACAGGGCCAGACCCGACTCCGGGCTGATGGTGTCGATGCCGCTGCGCTGCAACCGATCGAGGTCGGCCGCATTCAGATGGGACGTCATGCCGCTGGGCCGGTCCCACAGTCCCCAGGCCATCGACGTCGCGGGCAGCCCGCGGGCACGGCGGTGCTGCGCGAGTGCGTCGAGGAAGACGTTCGCCGCCGCATAGTTCGCCTGGCCTGCGCCGCCGAGCACCCCCGCCGCCGAGGAGAACAGCACGAACGCCGACACGTCGCGGTCCCGGGTGAGTTCGTGCAGATGCCAGGCGCCGTCCACCTTGGGACGAAGGACGGCGTGCAACTGGTCCTCGGTCAGGGTGGCGGCGGTGGCGTCCTCGAGCACCCCGGCGGCGTGGATCACGCCGGACAGGTCGGGAATGCCGGCAAGGAGAGCGGCGACCGCGGCGCGGTCGGCCACGTCGCAGGCGACAGCGCTGACCTCCGCCTCCGACTCGGCGAACTCGGCACGCAGTTCGGCCGCGCTCTCGGCATCGAGTGCGTGCCGGCCTGTCAGCACCAGACGGCGCACCCCGTGCCGCGCGACGAGGTGGCGGGCGATCAGTCTGCCGATGGTTCCCGTGCCGCCGGTGATCAGGACCGTGCCGTCCGGACCGAAGAGTGCCGGTCCCGGTTCGGGTGCCGATGCGGCGGGCGTCACCGCGGCGAGCATGGGCGCCAGCAGTACACCGTCCCGGATGGCCAGCTGAGGCTCGTTGCAGGCCAGAGCCATGGCGATCAGCGAAGGGTCACCGGCGTGTACGTCCAGGTCCACCAGCGTGATGCGGTCCGGGTGCTCGTTCTGCACCGCGCCGATCAGTCCCCACGATGGGGCGGCAGACACGTCGTCGACCGGATCGTCGTCGCGGACCGCCACCGCGAGCCTCGTCGTGACCAGCAACCGGGTCTCGGCCAGGCGATCCTCGCGAAGCCAGGACTGGACCGCCCGCAACGTCGCCTCCGCGGCGGCGTGCGCGCGGGCCGGCGTGTCCGGTTCGTCGCCCGGTTCGCGGTCGAGCCACAGCACGCGACCTTCCGGATCACCGCCGGCAAGCGCCTCCTCGAGCGGCATCAGCTCTGCTGGAGCCGTGCTGGACGCACCCACCGGCATCCATTCCACGCGGTAGAGGCTGTCTCGGACCCCGGCGGCGGGCACGCCCGCTTCCCCGAGCGGCCGCAGTGCCAGCGAATCGGCGGTCAGCACCGGTCCGCCTGCCGCGTCGTACGCGGAGACCCGGTAGCGCTCGGGTCCGATAGTGGTGACGTGCACGCGCAGGGCGGTGGCGCCCACGGCGTGCAGCTGCACCTTGTCCCAGGCGAACGGCAGCCGGACACCGGTGTCGGCGGCCCCGAGCGCAATCACGTGCAGCGCCGCGTCGAGCACCGCCGGATGGATTCCGTATCCCGCGACCGCCGCAGCCGGGTCCTCTCCGCTCAGCCGCACCTCGCCGTACAGGTCGTCGCCGCGCCGCCACGCCGCGCGGAGACCACGGAAGGCCGGGCCGTACTCGTAGCCGGCCTCGTCGAGTACGTCGTACAGACCTCGGACGTCGATCGGCGTCGAATCGGCGGGCGGCCATTGCTGTTCGGGGGAGTCGGCGGTGTCCACGGCCGCCGTGAGCGTGCCGGTGGCGTGCCGGGTCCACGGGGT
This genomic interval carries:
- a CDS encoding DUF732 domain-containing protein; this encodes MRRTLALTALTVCSAAILTACGGDSDTAASETTSASASVAARTTAATAPGSRVFSVADDPQTAADYLAYLRANNQTVTDDDLAVHQAGEICTALDAGKPLDQVREEWTPMLTNDGVYPYIIGAITRYCPDHENVLN
- a CDS encoding type I polyketide synthase: MADQAKLLDYLKRVTAELYQAREKLREVEGVSREPIAVIGMGCRFPGGVRSPRDLWRLVESGTDTVAGFPEDRGWGLADLYDPTAEQAGKTYTVQGSFLDDPAGFDPEVFGISPREALAMDPQQRLLLETSWETFEHAGIDPRSVHGRQVGVFTGLSGIDYAARAGGMPPEDLEGYFITGNAMSVASGRVAYSFGLNGPAITVDTACSSSLVSIHLAMQALRSGECELALAGGATVMATPAVFVEFSRQRGLARDGRCKAFSAAADGTAWGEGAGMVALERLSDAERKGRRILAVIRGSAVNQDGASNGLTAPNRQAQERVIAQALANAGLGPGDVDVVEAHGTGTKLGDPIEASALLAGYGRDRPADRPLWLGSVKSNLGHTQAAAGVAGVIKMIMAMRHGVLPQTLHVDRPTPHVDWSAGSVSLLTENREWPASDRPRRAAVSSFGISGTNAHVVLEESPPVEPPASESDSPPDEVVAWFVSAHTEPALRAQAERLLDYVTEHPGLTPAAVACALLGSRATFDHRAAVIGARPQGLLNGLDALSRGAPSADVVTGVALEAGDRPVFVFPGQGSQWVGMATELLDTSPVFADTVRECADALAPYTNFSLLDVLRDRDPAALDRVDVVQPALFAMMVGLAELWRSHGVEPAAVVGHSQGEIAAAYVAGALSLSDAALVVAARSRVIGASARRGGGMASVALPADTVREKIQPWAGAVEVAAMNGPSATVISGPVDALDALIGQLQGDGVQARRIAVEYASHCADVSVLREPILDVLASITPRRSRIPFYSSVTGGVLDGTALDADYWYRNLRRTVRFEQATRSLAADGYRLFVESCSHPVLSVPLQETLDAAGVAGRAVGTIRRDRAGLRQFTAALAEAQVYGLHVEWDRVSWARHDDRQQWVDLPTYAFQHRRYWLESPVPQGDFASTGMEAGGHPMLAASVELGDGRGAVFTGLLSPQRLPWLSDHGVSGTVILPGTAFVELALHAGNRVGCGRLEELAIEAPLVIPAEGEAALQVSVLADGESGRSTVSVHSRPADAAQDTPWTRHATGTLTAAVDTADSPEQQWPPADSTPIDVRGLYDVLDEAGYEYGPAFRGLRAAWRRGDDLYGEVRLSGEDPAAAVAGYGIHPAVLDAALHVIALGAADTGVRLPFAWDKVQLHAVGATALRVHVTTIGPERYRVSAYDAAGGPVLTADSLALRPLGEAGVPAAGVRDSLYRVEWMPVGASSTAPAELMPLEEALAGGDPEGRVLWLDREPGDEPDTPARAHAAAEATLRAVQSWLREDRLAETRLLVTTRLAVAVRDDDPVDDVSAAPSWGLIGAVQNEHPDRITLVDLDVHAGDPSLIAMALACNEPQLAIRDGVLLAPMLAAVTPAASAPEPGPALFGPDGTVLITGGTGTIGRLIARHLVARHGVRRLVLTGRHALDAESAAELRAEFAESEAEVSAVACDVADRAAVAALLAGIPDLSGVIHAAGVLEDATAATLTEDQLHAVLRPKVDGAWHLHELTRDRDVSAFVLFSSAAGVLGGAGQANYAAANVFLDALAQHRRARGLPATSMAWGLWDRPSGMTSHLNAADLDRLQRSGIDTISPESGLALFDAALAVNRPLIVPIRLSTRASRSEGESLPPILRRVLGVRRRRAAAADSPTGLAEELRALDPGERHNRVLDIVTTHVAAVLGHEGKEAIDPERAFKQLGFDSLTAVQLRNQLATATGVRLAATVVFDHPTADALTQELVARLLGDDAAPQPAGPTRARRDDDPIVIVGMACRYPGKVYCPEDLWRLVHDGRNAVGAYPHNRGWNLDEVYDPDPNRAGTTYMKEGGFLYDADEFDAAFFGISPREAIAMDPQHRLLLESAWEALEQAGIRPTAPGLTDTGVYVGLMGGDYGFHLMTQRNVDAEGYLMTGTSNSVASGRISYSLGFTGPAVTVDTACSSSLVAMHLAARALRDGECALALAGGATVMATPGVLIEFSRQRGLASDGRCKPFSDRADGTGLSEGAGMVVLERLSDARRNGHRVLAIIRGSAVNQDGASNGLTAPNGPSQERVIRQALADASLGPTDIDAVEAHGTGTTLGDPIEAQALLAAYGQGRDGRPLWLGSVKSNIGHSQAAAGVAGVIKMVMAMRHGILPPSLHGDVPTRHVDWTAGEVSLLAESVAWPETGRPRRAAVSSFGISGTNSHMILEQPPEDAAPEVSPSTSPLVWVISGKTGDALRAQATRLAEFLDTDESELPDPADLAYSLATTRSGFTHRAAVIGGTFADLRDGLARIVTGRPGGNVVTGTSARGKTAFMFTGQGAQRIGMGRGLYEAYPVFARALDEVCSALDEHVETPVRQVIWDESDGGGATLDSTEYTQPALFAVEVALYRLLRDWGITPDYLIGHSIGEITAAHVAGVFSLPDAAALVGDRGRLMQSTKPGLMIAVRAREEDILPRIDGRVDLAAVNGAESVVLAGSERDVHAVASELSAAGLKTTSLRVERAFHSTLMDPILDQFAAVVARLTAQPPKIPVVSNVTGRVATADDLMSPEYWTRHIRHAVRFHDGVCALDELGVTRLVEVGPGAALAALAAEVVPNTIATLPGRGDETHGIIEAVAAAYVQGATIDWDRVLPGRRRVALPTYAFQRRSYWPTAATRHTGDPTELGLTPADHPLLGAAVTLDDDATLFTGQLSLHRDPWLVPPTIDDGDQPAAGAAKTLLPAVPVELALHAAHHVGLDHIDELTLDHPLVLPPSGLASIRVLVSPPGTDGARTVTISSKSGDLDGPDSWVRNASATIDDVVGPVAAVPQQDPGDTETEVRLDDGTDTTGFGIHPELLQAAIEPLLGWDGWPVTWSGIRLHTVGAEAMTARFTPGPDGRYRVAAVDPAGEPVLTVDALRVAQRAVDGQDAGRSPSLRLHRAAWIPVEVASSERPLGPAVVLDAEGFGDPGVGSTFPGYPDLETLRTAMQSRPDDDDLRPWTVLVGCATEGDHGPDAAHDLCARVLRLLQEWLDDEAVADSPLVIVTRNAMVTDDGQDHDTRPDLAAAAVWGLVGSAQNENPDRFVLIDLDDESDAETAVTSALASGEPQLAVRNGTLRAPRLRRMPAVDEPTPFDPGGTVLVTGGTGTVGSLVARHLVTEHGARHVLLTSRRGPDAEGSDRLRSELSGLGAEVSIVACDMSDASAVAALLAGVPSEHPLTAVIHAAGVIDDGTLASLTPERLDAVLRPKVDAAWNLHLLTANSDVRAFVMFSSLAGILGAPGQANYAAANMFLDALAHHRHALGLPGLSIAWGMWATPSAMTDNLGAIDLARARLSGMIPMPAADGLALLDSALAAGAPTVAAARFDHSGSAAPYVPAPLRGLIRESRPHAAGSDAVVTGASGSGPSDWAQRLADRSIPEQRHLMLDLVRGGAATVLGYDASDSVDPDQAFKELGFDSLAAVALRNHLGAATGLRLPPTMVFDHPSPRAVAEFLRSELVPDPMSVALADVDRLRATIAELGEDSEARSAIAQRLGSLLAEVGTSDDAHAAAVDKIHAATSEEILDLIDRGL
- a CDS encoding pirin family protein, which produces MPAVTVDNILALPRIDAPAPGAVDRPVRSLTTAPVGYEGEGFPVRRAFAGIDLPALDPFIHMDQMGEVDYAPGEPKGTPWHPHRGFETVTYMIDGIMEHQDSNGGGGTIGGGDTQWMTAGGGILHIETPPEHLVMSGGLFHGVQLWVNLPRDNKMAAPRYQDITGQKVALLSSPDGGALVRVIAGDVDGHHGPGSTYTPISLVHATIAPGASLTLPWNPEFNALAYVLAGEGLVGSERRPIHMGQTAVYGRGDTLTIAAADTQDSRTKAFEVFLLGGKPIREPVAMAGPFVMNTKAEVLQAFEDFQAGRLGSVPAAHETLD
- a CDS encoding IS110 family transposase; its protein translation is MFTERTSIGLDVHARSVAAAAIDSLTGQVVQGRLTPSYEHIRSWISSLPGPVAVAYEAGPTGFGLHRDLAAAGVRCEVVAPSKLQKPSGDRVKTDARDALHLARLLRLDEVTSVAIPSVDQEAARDLVRAREDCRGDLMRARHRLSKLLLRHGIVYYGGRAWTGAHDRWLRTEAAPQLILPATRMAFDADYDHVLTMQARRRRLDAAIEEMAAASEFTPIVRRMCCLRGVSTLTGFALAVEIGDWNRFTGNTIGSFVGLVPSEYSSGSSRVQGSITKTGNTHARRLLVEAAWHHRPRYHIGAVMRSRWEQAPAAARTRGDDGNRRLHQRWVGFLERSKRPVTANVAIARELAGWCWSLAVMDC